In Hasllibacter sp. MH4015, the following proteins share a genomic window:
- a CDS encoding SURF1 family protein, with protein MGGRIITVGLFGIIGAAILVSLGVWQLQRLAWKETVLAEIEARIDATPVGLPAAPDREADRYLPVTVTGQFLEDPARVLVSVQGSGPGFRLISPFGTEGGRRVLVDRGFLHESIETVPLPEGEVTVIGNLHWPDEVDGFTPAPDIARNMWFARDVDTLAAHFDTEPVFIVAREMSVSDAPVTPLPVTSEGIPNNHLGYAVQWFGLAIVWLGMTAFLAWRITRRTA; from the coding sequence ATGGGCGGTCGCATCATCACGGTTGGTCTGTTCGGCATCATCGGCGCGGCGATCCTGGTGTCGCTTGGCGTATGGCAATTGCAAAGACTCGCCTGGAAAGAAACTGTGCTGGCCGAGATCGAGGCGCGGATCGACGCGACCCCCGTCGGCCTGCCCGCCGCCCCCGACCGGGAGGCGGACCGGTACCTGCCCGTCACCGTGACCGGGCAGTTTCTGGAGGACCCGGCGCGTGTACTCGTCTCCGTCCAGGGATCGGGGCCGGGGTTTCGCCTGATCTCTCCGTTCGGGACCGAGGGCGGTCGGCGCGTTCTGGTGGATCGCGGGTTCCTGCACGAAAGCATCGAAACCGTGCCCCTGCCGGAGGGGGAGGTGACGGTGATCGGCAACCTCCATTGGCCCGACGAGGTGGACGGGTTCACGCCCGCGCCCGACATCGCGCGCAACATGTGGTTCGCCCGCGACGTGGACACGTTGGCGGCCCATTTCGACACCGAGCCAGTCTTCATCGTGGCCCGCGAGATGTCGGTTTCGGACGCCCCCGTGACGCCCTTGCCCGTGACGTCCGAGGGGATCCCGAACAACCATCTGGGCTATGCGGTACAGTGGTTCGGGCTGGCGATCGTCTGGTTGGGGATGACAGCGTTCCTGGCTTGGCGTATCACCCGACGAACGGCCTGA
- a CDS encoding cytochrome c oxidase subunit 3, translating into MAHVKRHDYHILPPSIWPLIAAAGAFAMLFGAVNWMHSGSPWLFAAGFVAVLYVMYAWWADVVHESGDGDHTPVVRIGLRYGFIMFIMSEVMFFVAWFWAFFKHAIFPMDGYEASTYIPPEIYQVDPFHLPLINTLVLLLSGCLVTWAHHALVHNGDRKDVEYGLLGAVVLGVAFTALQAYEYYELIVHHDWQFGGPDGDKFYSTFFMATGFHGFHVVIGTIFLFICYLRVRQGHFTAEKHIGFEAAAWYWHFVDVVWLFLFVAVYIWGQ; encoded by the coding sequence ATGGCCCACGTAAAACGCCACGACTACCACATCCTCCCGCCGTCGATCTGGCCGCTGATCGCGGCGGCGGGGGCCTTCGCCATGCTGTTCGGCGCGGTGAACTGGATGCATTCCGGCAGCCCGTGGCTGTTCGCGGCGGGCTTCGTGGCGGTCCTTTACGTGATGTATGCCTGGTGGGCGGATGTGGTCCATGAAAGCGGCGACGGCGATCACACGCCGGTGGTCCGCATCGGTCTGCGCTACGGCTTCATCATGTTCATCATGTCCGAGGTGATGTTCTTCGTGGCGTGGTTCTGGGCGTTTTTCAAACACGCCATTTTCCCGATGGATGGCTACGAGGCCTCCACCTACATCCCGCCGGAAATCTATCAGGTCGACCCGTTCCACCTGCCGCTCATCAACACGCTGGTCCTGCTTCTGTCGGGCTGCCTTGTGACCTGGGCGCACCACGCGCTGGTCCATAACGGCGACCGCAAGGACGTGGAATACGGGCTTCTGGGCGCGGTTGTCCTGGGCGTCGCCTTCACCGCTCTCCAAGCCTACGAGTATTACGAATTGATCGTCCACCACGATTGGCAATTCGGCGGCCCGGACGGCGACAAATTTTATTCCACCTTCTTCATGGCCACGGGCTTCCACGGCTTCCACGTGGTGATCGGCACGATCTTCCTGTTCATCTGCTACCTTCGCGTGCGGCAGGGCCATTTCACCGCCGAGAAGCATATCGGGTTCGAGGCGGCGGCGTGGTACTGGCACTTCGTCGACGTCGTGTGGCTGTTCCTCTTCGTGGCGGTCTATATCTGGGGTCAGTAA
- a CDS encoding cytochrome c oxidase assembly protein translates to MSERPKGMDTNARTVLKLCGVVVFMGAMTAAAVPFYDWFCRVTGFGGATVTADAESDTILDDVIRIRFDASTAADMPWEFRPMVPHVDIRIGETGLAFYEAYNPTDYPIAGTASFNVAPFDTGGYFVKIACFCFEEQILMPGERVEMPVTFFVDPEIQNDPETVDTPAITLSYTFHVMDMPEDYAALDAEN, encoded by the coding sequence ATGAGCGAACGACCGAAGGGCATGGACACCAACGCGCGCACCGTTTTGAAGCTGTGCGGTGTGGTTGTGTTCATGGGCGCGATGACCGCCGCCGCGGTGCCGTTCTACGATTGGTTCTGCCGGGTGACGGGCTTCGGCGGCGCGACCGTGACGGCGGACGCGGAAAGCGACACGATCCTCGACGATGTGATCCGCATCCGCTTCGACGCCTCCACCGCCGCGGACATGCCATGGGAGTTCCGCCCCATGGTCCCCCACGTCGATATCCGCATCGGGGAGACGGGGCTGGCTTTCTACGAGGCCTATAACCCGACCGATTATCCCATCGCGGGAACCGCGAGTTTCAACGTGGCCCCCTTCGACACCGGCGGCTATTTCGTGAAGATCGCGTGTTTCTGCTTCGAGGAGCAGATCCTGATGCCCGGGGAGCGGGTGGAGATGCCCGTGACCTTCTTCGTCGACCCCGAGATCCAGAACGATCCCGAAACCGTCGACACGCCCGCCATTACCCTGTCCTACACGTTCCACGTCATGGACATGCCCGAAGATTACGCCGCGCTCGACGCGGAGAACTGA
- the cyoE gene encoding heme o synthase, producing the protein MSDFTAQSVTEARTGTPEAGFGDYVALLKPRVMSLVVFTALVGLLVAPGGTSPMIGFTAILFIALGAGASGALNMWYDADIDAVMKRTAKRPVPAGKVPAGEALTLGLWLSALSVVMLGLATNWVAAGLLAFTIFFYAVIYTIWLKRATPWNIVIGGAAGSFPPMIGWAAVTGDVSLASVLMFGLIFMWTPPHFWALALFMKGDYHKADVPMLTVTHGRAETRKQILIYTILLVPVALGLALTPVAGPVYLAAAIVLNAIFLKGAWDIWRRNEDVAEADGYAVEKRVFKFSLLYLFLHFGALLVDAIWRLI; encoded by the coding sequence ATGAGCGATTTCACCGCACAATCCGTGACCGAAGCCCGCACCGGCACGCCCGAGGCGGGGTTCGGCGATTACGTTGCCCTGCTCAAGCCGCGGGTGATGTCGCTGGTCGTGTTCACTGCCTTGGTGGGCCTTCTCGTCGCGCCCGGCGGCACGTCCCCAATGATCGGGTTCACGGCGATCTTGTTCATCGCGCTCGGCGCCGGCGCCTCCGGCGCGCTGAATATGTGGTACGACGCGGATATTGACGCGGTCATGAAGCGCACCGCCAAACGGCCCGTCCCCGCGGGCAAGGTCCCGGCGGGGGAGGCGTTGACACTTGGCCTGTGGCTGAGCGCGTTGTCGGTGGTGATGTTGGGGCTTGCGACGAATTGGGTCGCGGCCGGGCTTCTGGCCTTCACCATCTTCTTTTACGCGGTGATCTACACGATATGGCTGAAACGCGCGACGCCGTGGAATATCGTGATTGGCGGGGCCGCGGGATCGTTCCCTCCGATGATCGGATGGGCGGCGGTGACGGGCGACGTCTCCCTCGCGTCGGTCCTCATGTTCGGGCTGATCTTCATGTGGACGCCGCCGCATTTCTGGGCGTTGGCGCTTTTCATGAAGGGCGATTATCACAAGGCCGATGTACCGATGCTGACCGTCACCCACGGGCGCGCCGAGACGCGGAAGCAGATCCTGATCTACACGATCTTGCTGGTCCCGGTGGCCCTCGGCCTTGCGCTGACACCGGTGGCGGGCCCCGTCTATCTGGCCGCGGCGATCGTGCTCAACGCGATCTTCCTCAAGGGCGCGTGGGACATCTGGCGGCGCAATGAGGATGTGGCGGAGGCCGATGGCTACGCGGTGGAGAAGCGCGTTTTCAAATTCTCACTCCTCTACCTCTTCCTGCATTTCGGCGCGCTTCTGGTCGATGCGATCTGGAGGCTGATCTGA
- the coxB gene encoding cytochrome c oxidase subunit II has protein sequence MALRKKLSGLWAAIGATLATAMMAPTMAAAQTTEIRGDLEIIGAPEPGGIGFQPGVTDGALDIRALDSFLHWIAAAITVFVLGLLIWSALKHNAKANPEPATFTHNTRIEVAWTIVPLLILVVIGAFSLPVLFRQQTIPEADVVVKATGFQWYWTYEYPEHGIEYPSYMLNEDELADYGYSRDEYLLATDTAVVVPTGQTIVVQVTAADVIHSWTIPAFGVKQDGVPGRLAELHFTVAPGEEGIYFGQCSELCGAAHAYMPITVFAVTAEEYEAWLAGEAAAFASLDGARAPQYIELAAAE, from the coding sequence ATGGCACTTCGCAAGAAGCTCAGCGGCCTTTGGGCCGCGATTGGCGCAACCCTCGCAACCGCGATGATGGCCCCCACGATGGCGGCGGCGCAAACCACGGAAATCCGGGGCGATCTGGAGATCATCGGCGCGCCGGAGCCCGGTGGCATCGGCTTCCAGCCGGGCGTGACCGACGGTGCGCTCGACATCCGCGCGCTCGACAGCTTCCTGCACTGGATCGCCGCCGCGATCACGGTCTTTGTCCTGGGCTTGCTGATCTGGTCGGCGCTCAAGCACAATGCCAAGGCCAATCCGGAGCCTGCGACCTTCACCCACAACACCCGGATCGAAGTGGCCTGGACCATCGTGCCGCTTCTGATCCTCGTGGTGATCGGCGCGTTCTCCCTTCCGGTCCTGTTCCGCCAGCAGACGATCCCCGAGGCCGATGTCGTCGTGAAAGCGACCGGGTTCCAATGGTATTGGACGTACGAATACCCCGAGCACGGGATCGAATATCCCAGCTACATGCTGAATGAGGACGAGCTGGCCGATTACGGATATTCGCGCGATGAATACCTGCTGGCCACCGATACCGCCGTCGTGGTGCCGACGGGCCAGACCATCGTGGTGCAAGTCACCGCCGCCGACGTGATCCATTCGTGGACCATCCCGGCCTTTGGCGTGAAGCAGGACGGCGTGCCGGGACGTCTGGCAGAGCTGCACTTCACGGTCGCCCCCGGCGAGGAAGGCATCTATTTCGGCCAATGTTCCGAACTGTGCGGCGCGGCGCATGCCTACATGCCGATTACCGTCTTCGCCGTCACGGCCGAGGAATACGAGGCGTGGCTGGCGGGTGAAGCGGCGGCATTCGCGTCCCTCGATGGGGCGCGCGCGCCGCAATATATCGAGCTGGCGGCGGCTGAGTAA
- the tldD gene encoding metalloprotease TldD, translated as MADTSPFRPFDTHLDEAAALRILRAATDGAEDGELFLERRRSEVLVFDDGRIKNASYDAAQGFGLRAVKGEVAGYAHSTELSEAALLRAAETARLAVGDGGGTLADAPRGTNEKLYTDDDPMAGAEFGVKLETLAEIDAFARALDPRIVQVSASMAASHQEVEILRPEGTRVSDIRPMVRLNVSVIVEENGRRESGSAGGGGRVGLLGLMERGHWESVAREALRIAVVNLSAEPAPAGVMDVALGPGWPGILLHEAVGHGLEGDFNRKKQSAFAGLMGQRVAAKGVTVLDDGTIPDRRGSISVDDEGTPSSATTLIEDGILVGYMQDRQSARLMGVEPTGNGRRQGFDHAPMTRMTNTYMLGGEADPGDIVADVKDGIYAVGFGGGQVDITNGKFVFSCTEAYRVKNGVVGAPVKGATLIGDGATAMTQVRAIGNDMALDPGMGNCGKNGQWVPVGVGQPTLLIGGLTVGGSAA; from the coding sequence ATGGCCGACACATCCCCCTTCCGCCCGTTCGACACCCATCTGGACGAAGCCGCCGCCCTGCGCATCCTGCGCGCGGCCACCGATGGGGCGGAAGACGGGGAATTGTTCCTTGAGCGCCGCCGGTCCGAGGTGCTGGTCTTCGACGATGGCCGCATCAAGAACGCCTCCTACGACGCGGCGCAGGGATTCGGCCTGCGCGCCGTTAAGGGGGAGGTTGCGGGCTACGCCCATTCCACGGAGCTTTCCGAGGCCGCCCTGCTACGCGCAGCCGAAACCGCGCGGCTGGCCGTGGGGGACGGGGGCGGCACGCTCGCCGATGCGCCGCGCGGGACGAACGAAAAGCTCTACACCGATGACGACCCCATGGCGGGCGCGGAATTCGGTGTGAAGCTGGAGACGCTGGCCGAGATCGACGCCTTCGCCCGCGCCCTTGATCCGCGCATCGTGCAGGTCAGCGCCTCGATGGCCGCGTCGCATCAGGAGGTCGAGATCCTGCGCCCCGAAGGCACGCGGGTTTCCGACATTCGCCCGATGGTGCGCCTGAACGTCTCCGTCATCGTGGAGGAGAATGGCCGCCGCGAAAGCGGATCGGCGGGCGGTGGCGGGCGCGTGGGCCTTCTGGGCCTGATGGAGCGCGGCCATTGGGAATCGGTCGCCAGGGAAGCCCTGCGCATCGCCGTGGTGAACCTGTCGGCAGAACCCGCGCCTGCGGGCGTGATGGACGTGGCCCTTGGCCCCGGCTGGCCCGGTATCTTGCTGCACGAGGCCGTCGGTCACGGGCTGGAGGGCGATTTCAACCGCAAGAAGCAAAGCGCCTTTGCCGGCCTGATGGGGCAACGGGTGGCGGCCAAGGGCGTGACCGTGCTGGACGATGGCACGATCCCCGACCGCCGCGGCTCCATCTCCGTCGATGATGAGGGCACGCCGTCCAGCGCCACCACCCTGATCGAGGACGGCATCCTCGTGGGTTACATGCAAGACCGTCAGAGCGCCCGCCTGATGGGGGTGGAGCCCACGGGCAACGGCCGCCGCCAGGGCTTCGACCACGCGCCGATGACGCGGATGACGAACACCTACATGCTGGGTGGCGAGGCCGACCCCGGCGATATCGTGGCGGATGTGAAGGACGGGATTTATGCCGTGGGTTTCGGCGGCGGGCAGGTCGACATCACCAACGGCAAGTTCGTCTTCTCCTGCACGGAAGCCTACCGGGTGAAGAACGGCGTTGTCGGTGCGCCGGTGAAGGGTGCGACCCTGATCGGCGACGGCGCGACGGCGATGACGCAGGTGCGCGCCATCGGCAATGACATGGCGCTTGATCCGGGCATGGGGAATTGCGGCAAGAACGGCCAATGGGTGCCGGTGGGCGTGGGGCAACCGACGCTGCTGATCGGCGGGCTGACGGTGGGCGGCTCCGCGGCTTGA
- the dprA gene encoding DNA-processing protein DprA has product MRLRLIRSRRVGPATYLRLLSEHGSAAAALRALPEVAKAAGVKGYEPCPEPVVLAELRAAARVGARMICLGDPDYPAMLADTSDAPPILWSMGRASLLSKPCVAIVGTRNASGLGARMARKLAADLGEAGFTIVSGLARGIDALAHKASLPAGTIAVLAGGVDVVYPAENAALAAEIAETGLRLSEQPLGLQPQARHFPRRNRIVSGLAQGVVVVEAAARSGSLITARLAGEQGREVMAVPGHPMDSRASGANILLRDGATLIRSADDVLEALGLPAPVRDTAPARAPDPTRASEAAHTAPPPPDAPLEGRILAALGPTPLAEDQLTRDMRAPARDMAQALAVLEMSGRITRSAGGMVQLAGD; this is encoded by the coding sequence ATGCGCCTGCGCCTGATCCGGTCGCGGCGGGTGGGGCCTGCGACGTATCTGCGACTTCTGTCCGAACACGGCTCCGCTGCCGCCGCGTTGCGGGCATTGCCGGAGGTTGCGAAGGCCGCGGGCGTGAAGGGGTATGAGCCCTGCCCCGAACCCGTGGTTCTGGCCGAATTGCGCGCCGCCGCCCGGGTGGGGGCACGGATGATCTGCCTCGGTGATCCCGATTACCCCGCGATGCTGGCCGACACGTCCGACGCGCCGCCGATCCTGTGGTCGATGGGCCGGGCGAGCCTGCTGTCGAAACCCTGTGTGGCGATTGTCGGCACGCGCAACGCCTCCGGCCTCGGCGCGCGAATGGCGCGGAAGCTGGCCGCCGACCTGGGGGAGGCCGGGTTCACCATCGTCTCGGGCCTTGCGCGCGGGATCGACGCGCTGGCCCATAAGGCGAGCCTGCCCGCCGGCACCATCGCGGTCCTCGCCGGTGGTGTCGATGTGGTCTATCCGGCGGAGAATGCGGCCCTTGCGGCGGAGATTGCGGAGACCGGGCTGCGCCTCTCCGAACAGCCGCTTGGCCTGCAACCGCAGGCCCGCCACTTCCCGCGCCGCAACCGCATCGTCTCGGGCCTCGCCCAGGGCGTGGTGGTGGTGGAGGCGGCGGCGCGCTCCGGCTCGCTCATCACAGCGCGGCTTGCGGGGGAACAGGGGCGGGAGGTGATGGCCGTGCCGGGCCACCCGATGGACAGCCGCGCGTCGGGGGCCAATATCTTGCTGCGCGACGGGGCCACGCTGATCCGCTCCGCCGACGATGTGTTGGAGGCATTGGGCCTGCCTGCCCCGGTTCGCGACACGGCCCCCGCCCGCGCGCCTGACCCGACCCGCGCATCCGAGGCGGCGCACACCGCACCGCCCCCGCCCGACGCGCCGTTGGAGGGCCGCATTCTCGCCGCGCTTGGGCCGACGCCGCTGGCCGAGGATCAGCTGACCCGCGACATGCGCGCCCCGGCCCGCGACATGGCGCAGGCCCTTGCGGTGCTGGAAATGTCCGGTCGCATCACCCGCTCCGCCGGCGGCATGGTGCAGCTGGCGGGCGACTGA
- the topA gene encoding type I DNA topoisomerase codes for MPVVVVESPAKAKTINKYLGSDYTVLASFGHVRDLPPKDGSVDPEEGFAMKWEIAADSKKHVKAIVDALKDDPSLILATDPDREGEAISWHLQEALTSRKAIKKDTPVSRVTFNAITKDAVTKAMAEPRQVDMELVEAYLARRALDYLVGFNLSPVLWRKLPGAKSAGRVQSVCLRLIVEREMEIEAFRPREYWSVRAILDTPRGQSIEARLVTLGGKKLDRYDLPNAAEAGLAVQAVSSRALSVTNVEAKPANRNPAPPFMTSTLQQEASRKFGMGARQCMSTAQRLYEAGHITYMRTDGIDMAPEAVTQARDAIKDRYGDAYVPGKPRIYKNKAKNAQEAHECVRPTDMSKAADDLKLSEDDQRKLYDLIWKRTIASQMEAARMERTTVTIGSADDQVELRATGQVVLFDGFLKVYEEGRDDVQADEEDGKRLPQVSQGDALKPATQALGADYAKLAGDDLVEDDAGELRRSKAAILSANGAVLGQQHHTAPPPRYTEATLVKRMEELGIGRPSTYASIMDTIQNRGYVIKDKGRLIPEDKGRLVTVFLSNYFRKYVGYDFTADLENQLDEVSAGDRHYKDVLDRFWKDFHAAIEETAELRITEVLEKINEVLEPHLFPAKEDGSDPRLCPNCGKGRLSMRTARAGGAFIGCSNYPECRYTRAFGPPQEGADQTGDILGPDGKMLGVDPDTSEKVTLRTGRFGPYVQLGDVTEENKKPPRASLPKGWEVDDIDLEKALTLLSLPRKVGDHPEDGEPVEAGIGRYGPYVKHGRIYANLPEVEEVFTVGMNRAVELIAQKAAGRGGRGQAAAPLKELGEHPEEGGPVQVMKGRYGPYVKWAKINATLPKDVDPEAVTMEKAVEVLNEKIAKGGKGTGKRKAAAKKPAAKKKAPAKKAAKSAE; via the coding sequence ATGCCCGTTGTTGTTGTCGAATCCCCGGCCAAGGCCAAGACAATCAACAAGTATCTGGGCAGTGATTACACCGTTCTCGCCTCCTTCGGACATGTGCGGGACCTGCCGCCCAAGGACGGCTCCGTCGACCCCGAAGAGGGGTTCGCGATGAAGTGGGAAATCGCGGCGGATTCCAAGAAGCATGTGAAAGCCATCGTCGATGCGCTGAAGGATGACCCGTCCCTGATCCTCGCCACCGACCCCGACAGGGAGGGGGAGGCGATCAGCTGGCACCTGCAAGAGGCGCTGACGTCTCGCAAGGCGATCAAGAAGGACACGCCCGTCAGCCGCGTGACGTTCAACGCGATCACCAAGGACGCCGTGACCAAGGCCATGGCGGAGCCGCGCCAGGTCGACATGGAACTGGTGGAAGCCTACCTCGCCCGCCGCGCGCTGGACTATTTGGTGGGCTTCAACCTGTCGCCGGTCCTGTGGCGGAAACTGCCCGGTGCCAAATCGGCGGGGCGCGTGCAATCGGTCTGCCTGCGCCTGATCGTGGAACGCGAGATGGAGATCGAGGCGTTCCGCCCCCGCGAATACTGGTCGGTCCGCGCCATCCTCGACACGCCCCGCGGCCAGTCGATCGAGGCGCGCCTCGTCACGCTCGGCGGCAAGAAGCTCGACCGCTACGACCTGCCCAACGCCGCGGAAGCGGGGCTGGCGGTGCAGGCCGTCTCCTCCCGCGCGCTCAGCGTCACGAATGTGGAGGCCAAACCCGCCAACCGCAATCCCGCCCCGCCCTTCATGACCTCCACCCTCCAGCAGGAGGCGAGCCGCAAATTCGGCATGGGTGCGCGGCAATGCATGTCCACCGCGCAGCGCCTTTACGAGGCCGGGCACATCACCTATATGCGGACCGATGGCATCGACATGGCGCCCGAAGCGGTGACCCAAGCCCGCGACGCGATCAAGGACCGCTACGGCGACGCCTATGTCCCCGGCAAGCCACGCATCTACAAGAACAAGGCAAAGAACGCGCAGGAGGCCCATGAATGCGTGCGCCCCACCGACATGTCCAAGGCCGCCGATGACCTGAAACTGTCCGAGGATGACCAGCGCAAGCTCTATGACCTGATCTGGAAGCGCACCATTGCGTCCCAGATGGAAGCCGCGCGAATGGAGCGGACGACGGTGACGATCGGGTCCGCCGACGACCAGGTGGAATTGCGCGCAACCGGTCAGGTCGTGCTCTTCGACGGGTTCCTGAAGGTCTACGAGGAAGGGCGCGATGACGTCCAGGCCGACGAAGAGGATGGCAAGCGCCTGCCGCAGGTCAGCCAGGGCGACGCGCTGAAACCCGCGACCCAGGCGCTTGGCGCGGATTACGCGAAACTCGCGGGCGACGATCTTGTAGAAGATGACGCGGGCGAATTGCGCCGCTCCAAGGCCGCGATCCTGTCGGCCAATGGCGCGGTTCTGGGCCAACAGCACCACACCGCCCCCCCGCCGCGCTATACCGAGGCGACGCTCGTGAAGCGGATGGAGGAACTCGGCATCGGGCGCCCCTCCACCTATGCCTCGATCATGGATACGATCCAGAACCGCGGCTACGTGATCAAGGACAAGGGCCGCCTGATCCCGGAGGACAAGGGGCGGCTCGTGACCGTCTTTCTGTCCAACTATTTCCGCAAATACGTGGGCTATGACTTCACCGCCGACCTGGAAAACCAGCTTGATGAGGTGAGTGCGGGCGATCGCCATTACAAGGACGTGCTGGATCGGTTCTGGAAGGATTTCCACGCCGCGATCGAGGAAACGGCCGAGCTGCGGATCACCGAGGTGCTCGAAAAGATCAACGAGGTGCTGGAGCCGCACCTGTTCCCCGCCAAGGAGGACGGATCCGACCCGCGCCTCTGCCCCAATTGCGGCAAGGGGCGTCTGTCGATGCGCACGGCGCGGGCGGGCGGCGCGTTTATCGGCTGCTCCAACTACCCCGAATGCCGCTACACCCGTGCCTTCGGCCCGCCACAGGAAGGCGCGGATCAGACGGGCGACATCCTCGGGCCAGACGGAAAGATGCTCGGCGTCGATCCCGACACGTCCGAGAAGGTGACGCTGCGTACGGGTCGTTTCGGGCCGTACGTTCAACTGGGCGACGTGACCGAGGAGAACAAGAAGCCGCCGCGCGCGTCGCTTCCCAAGGGGTGGGAAGTTGACGATATCGACCTCGAAAAGGCGCTGACGCTGTTGTCCCTGCCGCGCAAGGTCGGCGATCACCCGGAAGATGGCGAACCGGTGGAGGCCGGGATCGGGCGCTATGGGCCTTACGTGAAGCACGGTCGCATCTACGCCAACCTGCCGGAGGTGGAGGAAGTGTTCACCGTCGGCATGAACCGCGCGGTCGAATTGATCGCCCAAAAGGCCGCCGGGCGCGGCGGACGCGGGCAGGCGGCCGCCCCGCTCAAGGAATTGGGCGAACACCCCGAGGAGGGCGGCCCGGTGCAGGTCATGAAAGGCCGCTACGGGCCGTACGTGAAATGGGCAAAGATCAACGCGACACTGCCCAAGGATGTCGATCCCGAAGCCGTGACGATGGAAAAGGCCGTTGAGGTGTTGAACGAGAAGATCGCCAAGGGCGGCAAGGGCACCGGCAAGCGTAAGGCGGCGGCGAAAAAGCCCGCGGCCAAGAAGAAGGCACCCGCGAAAAAAGCGGCGAAATCCGCCGAATAG
- a CDS encoding nitroreductase gives MADSTPLAPNAEALDFLLTRRSRPPRMMGRRAPDPDTLRILLTAAVRVPDHGKLEPWRFLLLDAPACQRLAALTRTRGAALGIEAKRIEKDASGFADAPLIAAVISSPKSESLVPEREQYASAAAVCLSLLNASLAAGWGAVWLTGWRATDRPFLTQGLGLFPHESVAGYVHIADEARVPPDRPRPDVDALTTWIKT, from the coding sequence ATGGCTGATTCAACGCCCCTTGCTCCGAACGCCGAAGCACTCGATTTCCTGCTGACCCGCCGGTCACGCCCGCCACGCATGATGGGCCGGCGCGCGCCCGACCCCGACACGCTGCGCATCCTGCTGACCGCCGCTGTCCGCGTCCCGGACCATGGCAAGCTGGAGCCATGGCGCTTCCTGCTGCTCGATGCGCCCGCCTGCCAACGCCTTGCGGCACTGACCCGCACGCGTGGTGCCGCCCTGGGGATCGAGGCAAAGCGGATCGAAAAGGATGCCTCGGGCTTCGCGGATGCGCCGCTCATCGCCGCCGTCATCTCCAGCCCCAAATCCGAAAGCCTCGTGCCCGAGCGGGAGCAATATGCATCCGCCGCCGCGGTATGCCTGTCGCTGCTCAATGCCAGCCTCGCCGCCGGATGGGGGGCCGTGTGGCTGACCGGTTGGCGCGCCACGGATCGTCCGTTTCTGACGCAGGGGCTTGGCCTTTTCCCCCATGAAAGTGTCGCGGGCTACGTCCACATAGCGGATGAGGCGCGCGTTCCCCCCGACCGCCCTCGCCCCGATGTCGATGCGCTAACCACCTGGATCAAGACATGA
- a CDS encoding EI24 domain-containing protein — MIFTAFLKALGQLTDSRFLGVLGLGLVLTIGLLVGFYALFAGVVGWFVPDTFTLPWIGEVNWIDNALTIAGIPLMLVLSIFLMVPVSAAFMGIFLDRVSEAVEDQHYPGLPPARGLTIGEALVDVAKFLGILTVVNILALLFYLISGPFAPLVFWVVNGILLGREYGQMVALRRNDARGAAEFRKRNRPTLFAAGVLMAVPLTIPVVNILVPILGAATFTHLYHMLNRAGARPSRTA, encoded by the coding sequence ATGATTTTCACCGCGTTCCTGAAGGCCCTGGGCCAATTGACCGACAGCCGCTTCCTCGGTGTCCTGGGCCTTGGACTGGTGCTGACCATCGGCCTTTTGGTGGGATTCTACGCGCTTTTCGCTGGTGTCGTGGGTTGGTTCGTGCCCGACACCTTCACCCTGCCCTGGATCGGAGAGGTGAACTGGATCGATAACGCCCTGACCATCGCGGGCATTCCGCTGATGCTGGTCTTGTCGATTTTCCTGATGGTCCCGGTCTCCGCCGCGTTCATGGGCATCTTCCTGGACCGCGTGTCGGAGGCGGTGGAGGATCAGCATTATCCCGGCCTGCCGCCCGCGCGCGGGCTGACCATCGGCGAAGCCCTTGTGGACGTTGCGAAATTTCTCGGCATCCTGACCGTCGTCAACATCCTTGCGCTGCTGTTTTACCTGATCTCCGGGCCCTTCGCGCCACTGGTCTTTTGGGTAGTGAATGGCATCCTGCTCGGTCGCGAATACGGGCAGATGGTGGCGCTGCGCCGCAACGACGCGCGCGGCGCGGCGGAGTTTCGCAAGCGCAACCGCCCGACGCTCTTTGCCGCGGGCGTGTTGATGGCCGTGCCGTTGACGATCCCTGTGGTGAACATCCTCGTCCCGATCCTGGGCGCCGCGACGTTCACCCATCTCTACCACATGCTCAATCGCGCGGGGGCGCGCCCATCCCGAACCGCGTGA
- a CDS encoding DUF1467 family protein has product MGIVTGIVLYAIIWFMTLLIALQVGVTSQDEAGERVAGTHGSAPADAQLKRRVVWTSIVAAFIWVVIASIIIFDLITLDDIDLFTRFGMGAPPRD; this is encoded by the coding sequence ATGGGGATCGTCACCGGCATCGTGCTCTACGCGATCATCTGGTTCATGACGCTTCTGATTGCGTTGCAGGTGGGGGTGACGAGCCAGGACGAAGCGGGCGAACGGGTGGCCGGCACCCACGGCTCCGCGCCCGCAGATGCGCAGTTGAAGCGGCGCGTCGTCTGGACCAGCATCGTGGCCGCCTTCATCTGGGTCGTGATCGCGTCGATCATCATCTTCGATCTGATCACGCTGGACGATATCGACCTGTTCACGCGGTTCGGGATGGGCGCGCCCCCGCGCGATTGA